In a genomic window of Variovorax paradoxus:
- a CDS encoding Rieske 2Fe-2S domain-containing protein has translation MSRYREHPEAIRALVEDRRVHRDVYLSEELFSLEQERFFARTWLFAGHASEVPKAGDYRTLELAGRPLVMVRQADGALRVFYNRCAHKGSQLVSDERGNAGKFFRCPYHAWTYKLDGAPLALPLKSGYENTGLAQCESGRGLSPVAGLAVYRDFVFVRLSPQGPSFEDYFGGVLHAIDNMVDRSPEGRLTVAGGVLRNIVHCNWKMYLENINDTVHPMSTHESATAAAEGLWAGITAAEPDAAKPMAMEQILPFGAGYDFFDRMGGRVYPNGHSVLGIHFSIHSNYAQLPGYEAAMRAAHGEERATEILQRSPQNSVLFPSLSVKGSPQAIRVIRPLAADRTLIEAWSFRAEGAPELLLERSMNYNRLVFSPMSVVAHDDVHLFESMQKGLRGEGNEWVSLHRDFDPAELGQGTTETNGTNELLMRNQFRAWAKFMGEQGEGA, from the coding sequence ATGAGCCGCTACCGCGAACACCCCGAGGCGATCCGCGCGCTGGTCGAGGACCGGCGCGTGCACCGCGACGTCTACCTGAGCGAGGAGCTGTTTTCGCTCGAGCAGGAGCGCTTCTTCGCGCGAACCTGGCTGTTCGCGGGCCATGCGAGCGAGGTGCCCAAGGCCGGCGACTACCGCACGCTCGAACTCGCGGGCCGGCCGCTGGTGATGGTGCGGCAGGCCGATGGCGCGCTGCGGGTGTTCTACAACCGCTGCGCCCACAAGGGCAGCCAGCTCGTGAGCGACGAGCGCGGCAACGCCGGCAAGTTCTTTCGCTGCCCCTACCACGCCTGGACCTACAAGCTCGACGGCGCGCCGCTCGCGCTGCCGCTGAAGTCGGGCTACGAGAACACCGGCCTGGCGCAATGCGAGTCGGGGCGCGGGCTGTCGCCGGTGGCGGGCCTCGCGGTCTACCGCGACTTCGTGTTCGTGCGCCTGTCGCCGCAAGGCCCGAGCTTCGAGGACTATTTCGGCGGCGTGCTGCATGCCATCGACAACATGGTCGACCGCTCGCCCGAGGGCCGGCTCACGGTGGCCGGCGGCGTGCTGCGCAACATCGTCCACTGCAACTGGAAGATGTACCTCGAGAACATCAACGACACGGTGCATCCGATGTCGACGCACGAATCGGCCACCGCCGCTGCCGAGGGCCTGTGGGCCGGTATCACGGCGGCCGAGCCCGATGCGGCCAAGCCGATGGCGATGGAGCAGATCCTGCCCTTCGGCGCGGGCTACGACTTCTTCGACCGCATGGGCGGTCGCGTCTATCCCAACGGCCACAGCGTGCTGGGCATCCACTTCAGCATCCATTCGAACTACGCCCAGCTGCCGGGCTACGAGGCCGCGATGCGCGCCGCGCACGGCGAGGAGCGCGCCACCGAGATCCTGCAGCGCTCGCCGCAGAACTCGGTGCTGTTCCCGAGCCTCTCGGTCAAGGGCTCGCCGCAGGCGATCCGCGTGATCCGTCCGCTCGCGGCCGACCGCACGCTGATCGAGGCCTGGAGCTTCCGCGCCGAGGGCGCGCCCGAGTTGCTGCTGGAGCGCTCGATGAACTACAACCGGCTCGTGTTCTCGCCAATGTCGGTGGTGGCGCACGACGACGTGCACCTGTTCGAGAGCATGCAGAAGGGCCTGCGCGGCGAGGGCAACGAGTGGGTGAGCCTGCACCGCGACTTCGATCCGGCCGAACTCGGGCAGGGAACGACCGAGACCAACGGCACCAACGAGCTGCTGATGCGCAACCAGTTCCGCGCCTGGGCGAAGTTCATGGGCGAGCAGGGGGAGGGTGCATGA
- a CDS encoding aromatic-ring-hydroxylating dioxygenase subunit beta, whose amino-acid sequence MNDAIDLVVREAALLDARRFDDWLALYDTECLYWVPLLGAAQADSRSHNAIACEDRLLLQLRVDRLKNPRAHSQHPASHCQHVLQRSVPEADDGGEAVLRTPFIYIEARGESQVLLAGSYRHRLVRIEDGWRIREKRVDLLNPGQALPAIQLFI is encoded by the coding sequence ATGAACGACGCGATCGACCTCGTGGTGCGGGAGGCCGCGCTGCTCGACGCGCGCCGCTTCGACGACTGGCTCGCGCTCTACGACACCGAATGCCTCTACTGGGTGCCGCTGCTCGGCGCGGCGCAGGCCGATTCGCGCAGCCACAACGCCATTGCTTGCGAGGACCGGCTGCTGCTGCAGCTGCGCGTCGACCGGCTGAAGAACCCGCGCGCGCATTCGCAGCATCCCGCGAGCCATTGCCAGCATGTGCTGCAGCGTTCGGTGCCGGAGGCCGACGACGGCGGCGAGGCCGTGCTGCGGACCCCTTTCATCTACATCGAGGCACGCGGCGAGTCGCAGGTGCTGCTCGCCGGCAGCTACCGCCATCGACTGGTTCGCATCGAAGACGGCTGGCGCATCCGCGAGAAGCGCGTCGACCTGCTCAACCCGGGCCAGGCATTGCCGGCCATCCAGCTTTTCATCTAG
- a CDS encoding ABC transporter substrate-binding protein, producing the protein MQSLRHAAVLALAAGLGAAAFAADLKVGLSVSLSGPNSSLGVPYAKGMQAALAYKGEINGRKVQLIVLDDGSDPTTAGRNARKLVDEEKVDVLMGTSGVPAAIAMAQVGRDAKVPMIGLTPILLDPAENGWVMTVAQPTQLMIDAVVERMKKDGVKSVGYIGFSDAWGDLVYNALMKAAPAAGIQVLGNERYARADASVTGQVLKLLAMKPEAVMTGGAGTPGALPFLALQERGFKGKVYGQHGLINPDFVRVVGAAGQDALMPTGPIIVAEQLPADHPTRKIGLEFRSVFQKVNNAPTSDAFSAYSFDGYLVFADAAARALTKAEAGTPEFRVALRDAIFSTREVVGTHGVYNFKPGDLYGVDQRARVIVKLDKGQWKLAP; encoded by the coding sequence ATGCAGTCCCTTCGCCACGCCGCCGTGCTCGCGCTGGCAGCCGGCCTCGGCGCCGCCGCCTTCGCGGCCGACCTCAAGGTCGGCCTGAGCGTGTCGCTGTCGGGCCCGAACTCCTCGCTGGGCGTGCCCTATGCCAAGGGCATGCAGGCCGCGCTGGCCTACAAGGGCGAGATCAACGGCCGCAAGGTGCAGCTGATCGTGCTCGACGACGGTTCCGACCCGACCACCGCGGGCCGCAATGCGCGCAAGCTGGTGGACGAGGAGAAGGTCGACGTGCTGATGGGCACCTCGGGCGTGCCGGCCGCGATCGCGATGGCGCAGGTCGGGCGCGATGCCAAGGTGCCGATGATCGGGCTCACGCCGATCCTGCTCGACCCGGCCGAGAACGGCTGGGTGATGACGGTGGCGCAGCCCACGCAGCTGATGATCGACGCGGTGGTCGAGCGCATGAAGAAGGACGGCGTGAAGTCGGTCGGCTACATCGGCTTCTCCGACGCCTGGGGCGACCTGGTCTACAACGCGCTGATGAAGGCCGCGCCGGCCGCCGGCATCCAGGTGCTGGGCAACGAGCGCTATGCGCGCGCCGACGCCTCGGTCACGGGCCAGGTGCTGAAGCTGCTCGCGATGAAGCCCGAGGCCGTGATGACCGGCGGCGCCGGCACGCCGGGCGCGCTGCCCTTTCTCGCGCTGCAGGAGCGCGGCTTCAAGGGCAAGGTGTACGGCCAGCACGGGTTGATCAACCCCGACTTCGTGCGGGTGGTCGGTGCCGCCGGCCAGGACGCGCTGATGCCCACCGGCCCGATCATCGTCGCCGAGCAGCTGCCGGCCGACCATCCCACGCGCAAGATCGGCCTGGAGTTCCGCAGCGTCTTCCAGAAGGTCAACAACGCGCCCACCAGCGACGCCTTCTCGGCCTATTCCTTCGACGGCTACCTGGTGTTCGCCGACGCGGCCGCGCGCGCGCTCACGAAGGCCGAGGCCGGCACGCCCGAGTTCCGCGTCGCGCTGCGCGACGCGATCTTCAGCACCAGGGAGGTCGTGGGCACGCACGGCGTCTACAACTTCAAGCCCGGCGATCTCTACGGCGTGGACCAGCGCGCGCGCGTGATCGTGAAGCTCGACAAGGGCCAGTGGAAGCTGGCGCCTTGA
- a CDS encoding branched-chain amino acid ABC transporter permease, which produces MTWDVALILGIDGLANGAIYLLAGLGLVLIFSVTRVVFVPFGDIAAFAALTLAAFETGKLPPTIGLVAVLAALAVLTEVGSLVRRGEARRIPKAVLAWGVLPLVPCAIAWAAASAGVPAPVQLAVSVLLVVPVAPLLARVVFQPIADASVLVLLIVSLALHFLLSGLGLLFFGPEGSRTSPLASGTLTLGDGFTVSGQVILMVSSAIVLSGLFFLVFERTVMGKALRATAVNRVGARLVGIRPARTALLAYGCASLLAGLIGVLIAPVTTMYYDSGFIIGLKAFVAAIIGGLVSYPMTAIGALAVGVVESFASFWSGALKDVIVFSLLIPVLMLRSFMARHVEEEEEEVDQ; this is translated from the coding sequence ATGACCTGGGACGTGGCCCTCATCCTGGGCATCGACGGGCTGGCCAACGGGGCCATCTACCTGCTGGCCGGGCTCGGCCTGGTGTTGATCTTCTCGGTGACCCGGGTGGTCTTCGTGCCCTTCGGCGACATCGCGGCCTTCGCCGCGCTGACGCTGGCGGCCTTCGAGACCGGCAAGCTGCCGCCGACCATCGGCCTGGTGGCCGTGCTCGCGGCGCTGGCCGTGCTGACCGAGGTCGGCAGCCTGGTGCGGCGCGGCGAGGCGCGGCGCATTCCGAAGGCCGTGCTGGCCTGGGGCGTGCTGCCGTTGGTGCCCTGCGCCATCGCCTGGGCCGCGGCGAGCGCCGGCGTGCCGGCGCCGGTGCAGCTCGCGGTGTCGGTGCTGCTGGTGGTGCCGGTGGCGCCGCTGCTGGCGCGCGTGGTGTTCCAGCCGATCGCCGATGCCTCGGTGCTGGTGCTGCTGATCGTCTCGCTCGCGCTGCACTTCCTGCTGTCGGGCCTGGGGCTGCTGTTCTTCGGGCCGGAAGGCTCGCGCACCAGCCCGCTGGCCTCGGGCACGCTCACGCTGGGCGACGGCTTCACCGTCAGCGGCCAGGTGATCCTGATGGTGAGCTCGGCGATCGTGCTCAGCGGCCTGTTCTTCCTGGTGTTCGAACGCACCGTGATGGGCAAGGCGCTGCGCGCCACGGCCGTCAACCGCGTCGGCGCGCGGCTGGTCGGCATCCGGCCCGCGCGCACCGCGCTGCTGGCCTACGGCTGCGCCTCGCTGCTGGCGGGGCTGATCGGCGTGCTGATCGCGCCGGTGACCACCATGTACTACGACTCGGGCTTCATCATCGGCCTCAAGGCCTTCGTGGCCGCCATCATCGGCGGGCTCGTGAGCTACCCGATGACCGCCATCGGCGCGCTGGCCGTCGGCGTGGTCGAGAGCTTCGCCTCGTTCTGGAGCGGCGCGCTCAAGGACGTGATCGTGTTCAGCCTGCTGATCCCGGTGCTGATGCTGCGCTCGTTCATGGCGCGGCACGTGGAAGAGGAAGAAGAGGAGGTGGACCAATGA
- a CDS encoding ABC transporter ATP-binding protein, translating to MLEIGDLHVSYGQVDAVRGVSLAMRPGQIVSVIGPNGAGKTTLLAAAMGLLPSKGVLRFEGEDLHGLDVEARVERGLCLVPEKRELFGELSVLDNLQLGAFSRRLRGSVLKSRLQGVYDRFPRLAERRAQRADTLSGGERQMLAVGRALMSSPRLLMLDEPSLGLAPLIVRDILAIVRKLREDGVSILLVEQNARAALESSDHGYVLETGEIALDGASQDLACDPRVQATYLGGGTHDDD from the coding sequence ATGCTGGAGATCGGCGACCTGCACGTTTCCTATGGGCAGGTCGATGCGGTGCGCGGCGTGTCGCTTGCGATGCGCCCGGGGCAGATCGTCTCGGTGATCGGCCCCAATGGCGCCGGCAAGACCACGCTGCTCGCGGCCGCGATGGGCCTGCTGCCGTCGAAGGGCGTGCTGCGCTTCGAGGGCGAGGACCTGCATGGCCTCGACGTGGAGGCGCGCGTGGAGCGCGGCCTGTGCCTGGTGCCCGAGAAGCGCGAGCTGTTCGGCGAGCTCTCGGTGCTCGACAACCTGCAGCTCGGCGCCTTCTCGCGCCGGCTGCGCGGCAGCGTGCTCAAGAGCCGGCTGCAGGGCGTGTACGACCGCTTCCCGCGGCTGGCCGAGCGCCGCGCGCAGCGCGCCGACACGCTCTCGGGCGGCGAGCGCCAGATGCTGGCCGTCGGGCGCGCGCTGATGTCCTCGCCGCGCCTGTTGATGCTCGACGAGCCCAGCCTCGGGCTCGCGCCGCTGATCGTGCGCGACATTCTCGCGATCGTGCGCAAGCTGCGCGAGGACGGCGTGTCGATCCTGCTGGTGGAGCAGAACGCGCGCGCGGCGCTCGAATCCTCCGACCACGGCTACGTGCTCGAAACGGGCGAGATCGCGCTCGATGGCGCCTCGCAGGACCTGGCCTGCGATCCGCGCGTGCAGGCCACCTACCTCGGCGGGGGCACGCACGATGACGACTGA
- a CDS encoding ATP-dependent acyl-CoA ligase yields the protein MTTEPHALPPARRTLPAMLERQAALFGDKPLLAIAGRQWVHADARAAAASRAGALAAAGVARGDRVALMSGNRLEVLETLGGCGWLGAAMVPINTASMAPQIEYFLADSAARLLVIESAFLDRLAGVDLARTALRTVWVIGEGEIALEGVAVKAWPADGEAIAAAEVQPGDTLAILYTSGTTGPAKGVTCPHAQYYWWGVNSAAVLGVGADDVLCTTLPLFHINALNTFAQAAITGCRVVFEARFSASGFWEAMRAHEATVVYLLGAMVPILLAQPEGPGERAHRVRVGLGPGVPAHAMQSFLERTGVRLLEGYGSTETNFVISTAPDSPRGGVMGWVRPGFEARVADAHDVELPDGEAGELLLRASEPHAFASGYFNLPAKTVEAWRNLWFHTGDRVVRDADGAFRFVDRLKDAIRRRGENISSFEVEQVLLSHPGVAAVAVYPVRSELAEDEVMAALIARPGTAVAPAELATFCEARLPYFAVPRYIDILEDLPRTENGKVQKYKLRERGVTPGTWDRQPARRT from the coding sequence ATGACGACTGAGCCGCACGCGCTGCCGCCCGCGCGCCGCACCTTGCCGGCGATGCTCGAGCGGCAGGCGGCGCTGTTCGGCGACAAGCCGCTGCTCGCGATCGCGGGGCGGCAATGGGTGCATGCCGATGCGCGCGCGGCCGCCGCATCGCGCGCCGGCGCGCTGGCAGCGGCGGGCGTGGCGCGCGGCGATCGCGTGGCGCTGATGAGCGGCAACCGCCTCGAGGTGCTCGAGACGCTCGGCGGCTGCGGCTGGCTGGGTGCTGCGATGGTGCCGATCAACACCGCTTCGATGGCGCCGCAGATTGAGTACTTCCTGGCCGACAGCGCGGCGCGGCTGCTGGTGATCGAGAGTGCCTTCCTCGACCGGCTGGCCGGCGTCGACCTCGCGCGCACCGCGCTGCGCACGGTGTGGGTGATCGGCGAGGGCGAGATCGCGCTCGAGGGCGTGGCGGTGAAGGCCTGGCCGGCCGATGGCGAGGCGATCGCCGCGGCCGAGGTGCAGCCGGGCGACACGCTCGCGATCCTCTACACCTCGGGCACCACCGGCCCGGCCAAGGGCGTGACCTGCCCGCATGCGCAGTACTACTGGTGGGGCGTGAACAGCGCAGCCGTGCTCGGCGTGGGCGCCGACGACGTGCTGTGCACCACCTTGCCGCTGTTCCACATCAATGCGCTCAACACCTTCGCGCAGGCCGCGATCACCGGCTGCCGGGTGGTGTTCGAGGCGCGCTTCTCGGCCTCGGGCTTCTGGGAGGCGATGCGCGCCCACGAGGCCACCGTGGTCTACCTGCTGGGCGCGATGGTGCCGATCTTGCTGGCCCAGCCCGAGGGACCGGGCGAGCGCGCGCACCGGGTGCGCGTGGGCCTGGGCCCGGGGGTGCCGGCGCATGCGATGCAGAGCTTCCTGGAGCGCACGGGCGTGCGGCTGCTCGAGGGCTACGGCTCGACCGAGACCAACTTCGTCATCAGCACCGCGCCGGATTCCCCGCGCGGCGGCGTGATGGGCTGGGTGCGCCCGGGCTTCGAGGCGCGCGTGGCCGACGCGCACGACGTGGAACTGCCCGACGGCGAGGCCGGCGAGCTGCTGCTGCGCGCGAGCGAGCCGCATGCCTTCGCGAGCGGCTACTTCAACCTGCCGGCCAAGACCGTCGAGGCCTGGCGCAACCTGTGGTTCCACACCGGCGACCGCGTGGTGCGCGATGCCGACGGCGCCTTCCGCTTCGTCGACCGGCTCAAGGACGCGATCCGCCGGCGCGGCGAGAACATCTCCTCCTTCGAGGTCGAGCAGGTGCTGCTGAGCCATCCGGGCGTGGCGGCGGTGGCGGTCTACCCGGTGCGCTCGGAGCTGGCCGAGGACGAGGTGATGGCGGCGCTGATCGCGCGACCCGGCACGGCGGTGGCGCCCGCCGAGCTCGCGACCTTCTGCGAGGCGCGGCTGCCGTACTTCGCGGTGCCGCGCTACATCGACATCCTCGAGGACCTGCCGCGCACCGAGAACGGCAAGGTCCAGAAGTACAAGCTGCGCGAGCGCGGCGTGACGCCCGGCACCTGGGACCGGCAGCCGGCGCGGCGCACCTAG
- a CDS encoding SDR family oxidoreductase, whose amino-acid sequence MQANSLSGRHALVTGAARGIGAEIARTLAAEGAVLTLLGRDREALQRVADTLPASASHRVVAADVADPAAVQQAFAQARAALGPLAILVNNAGAAESAPFLKTSVELWQRMLSVNLTGSFLCTQAALPDMLEAGWGRIVNIASTAGQKGYAYVAAYTAAKHGVIGLTRSLALEVARKGVTVNAVCPGYTDTDILRNSVANVVGKTGRSEADALAEFSSVNPQRRIVQPSEVADAVRWLCGEGAASVNGQSISVSGGEVT is encoded by the coding sequence ATGCAAGCAAATTCTCTTTCCGGCCGCCATGCCCTGGTCACCGGTGCCGCGCGCGGCATCGGCGCCGAGATCGCGCGCACCCTCGCGGCCGAGGGCGCGGTGCTCACGCTGCTGGGGCGCGATCGCGAGGCGCTGCAGCGCGTGGCCGACACGCTGCCCGCTTCCGCCTCGCACCGCGTGGTGGCGGCCGACGTGGCCGACCCGGCGGCGGTGCAGCAGGCCTTCGCGCAGGCGCGCGCCGCGCTCGGGCCGCTCGCGATCCTGGTCAACAACGCCGGCGCGGCCGAGAGCGCGCCCTTCCTCAAGACCTCGGTCGAGCTCTGGCAGCGCATGCTGTCGGTCAACCTCACGGGCAGCTTCCTGTGCACCCAGGCGGCGCTGCCCGACATGCTCGAGGCCGGCTGGGGCCGCATCGTCAACATCGCGAGCACCGCGGGGCAGAAGGGCTATGCCTACGTCGCCGCCTACACCGCGGCCAAGCACGGCGTGATCGGGCTGACGCGCTCGCTGGCGCTCGAGGTGGCGCGCAAGGGCGTGACGGTGAACGCGGTCTGCCCGGGCTACACCGACACCGACATCCTGCGCAACAGCGTCGCCAACGTGGTCGGCAAGACCGGCCGCAGCGAGGCCGACGCGCTGGCGGAGTTCTCGAGCGTGAATCCGCAGCGCCGCATCGTGCAGCCCTCCGAGGTGGCCGACGCGGTGCGCTGGCTGTGCGGCGAGGGCGCCGCCTCGGTCAACGGGCAGTCGATCTCGGTCTCGGGTGGGGAGGTCACATGA
- a CDS encoding MarR family transcriptional regulator, which yields MKHNDASHAALSDAEELGHEARARTEDHAALKLWLRMLASTTQIEAEIRRRLRERFGISLARFDYMAQLYRHREGLKMRVLSRYLMVTGGNVTGLTDELEREGVVARAPSPEDRRAWIVSLTPKGRASFEAMASEHEQWILEMFSGLDMKTIKQMHAQLGELRVHVMRSEPAGEEG from the coding sequence ATGAAGCACAACGACGCCTCGCATGCCGCGCTGAGCGACGCCGAGGAACTGGGCCACGAGGCGCGCGCGCGCACCGAGGACCATGCGGCCCTCAAGCTGTGGCTGCGCATGCTGGCCAGCACCACCCAGATCGAGGCCGAGATCCGGCGCCGGCTGCGCGAGCGCTTCGGCATCTCGCTGGCGCGCTTCGACTACATGGCGCAGCTCTACCGCCACAGGGAAGGGCTGAAGATGCGCGTGCTCTCGCGCTACCTGATGGTGACCGGCGGCAACGTCACCGGCCTCACCGACGAGCTGGAGCGCGAGGGCGTGGTGGCGCGCGCCCCCAGCCCCGAGGACCGCCGGGCCTGGATCGTGAGCCTCACGCCCAAGGGCCGGGCCAGCTTCGAGGCGATGGCGAGCGAGCACGAACAGTGGATCCTCGAGATGTTCTCGGGCCTGGACATGAAGACCATCAAGCAGATGCATGCTCAGCTAGGCGAACTGCGCGTGCACGTGATGCGCAGCGAGCCCGCGGGCGAGGAGGGCTGA
- a CDS encoding acyl-CoA thioesterase, giving the protein MAETPARFAEFSRPRLIRFSDCDPAGIVFYPQYFVMLNGLVEDWVNEELGIGYDALVTGRRVGLPTVKLEADFRAVSRMGDRVALGLAVERLGSRSLSLRLRCFEPVSGEVRMQVSQVLVTTSLQTHKAIEIPADLRAAILKGALPS; this is encoded by the coding sequence ATGGCCGAGACGCCCGCGCGCTTCGCCGAATTCAGCCGGCCGCGGCTGATCCGCTTCTCGGACTGCGACCCGGCCGGCATCGTCTTCTACCCGCAGTACTTCGTGATGCTCAACGGGCTGGTCGAGGACTGGGTCAACGAGGAACTCGGCATCGGCTACGACGCGCTGGTCACCGGCCGCCGCGTCGGGCTGCCGACCGTGAAGCTCGAGGCCGATTTCCGCGCCGTGAGCCGCATGGGCGACCGGGTGGCGCTGGGGCTCGCGGTCGAGCGGCTCGGTTCGCGCTCCCTGAGCTTGCGGCTGCGCTGCTTCGAGCCGGTGTCGGGCGAAGTGCGCATGCAGGTCAGCCAGGTGCTGGTGACCACTTCGCTGCAAACCCACAAGGCGATCGAGATTCCGGCCGACCTGCGCGCGGCGATCCTGAAGGGCGCGCTGCCTTCCTAA
- a CDS encoding response regulator transcription factor, which yields MRILLVDDHGLVREGVALLLRSLDPKIGVHQTADIHDAIAAMRTHGPFDIVLLDLEMPGMRELDTLHLFRGQFPEQAVVVLSANEDPNTVRRAIDDGAMGYVKKSLDPATMMQALRVVLDDGIYVPPVCLEPPRTDEPSPADRLASLRLSPRQEEVLLRLAHGKSNKAIARELNISDTTVKSHLKVVFEILDVHSRTQAMYELSRLGWRAMEAG from the coding sequence ATGAGAATCCTGCTGGTTGACGATCACGGCCTCGTGCGCGAGGGCGTGGCACTTCTTTTGCGCTCGCTCGATCCCAAGATCGGCGTGCACCAGACCGCCGACATCCACGATGCCATCGCGGCGATGCGCACGCACGGCCCGTTCGACATCGTGCTGCTCGACCTCGAGATGCCCGGCATGCGCGAGCTCGATACGCTGCACCTGTTCCGCGGCCAGTTCCCCGAGCAGGCGGTGGTCGTGCTGTCGGCCAACGAAGACCCCAACACGGTACGCCGCGCGATCGACGACGGCGCCATGGGCTATGTCAAGAAGTCGCTCGATCCGGCGACCATGATGCAGGCGCTGCGCGTGGTGCTCGACGACGGCATCTACGTGCCGCCGGTGTGCCTCGAGCCGCCGCGCACCGACGAGCCCTCGCCGGCCGACCGGCTCGCGAGCCTGCGGCTGTCGCCGCGCCAGGAAGAGGTGCTGCTGCGCCTGGCCCACGGCAAGTCGAACAAGGCGATCGCGCGCGAGCTCAACATCTCCGACACCACCGTGAAGTCGCACCTGAAGGTGGTGTTCGAGATCCTCGACGTCCACAGCCGCACCCAGGCCATGTACGAGCTCTCCCGCCTCGGCTGGCGCGCGATGGAAGCCGGATGA
- a CDS encoding hybrid sensor histidine kinase/response regulator — MRNRAAALVAEQVGLLATQSRNAVLGLLVGCSFVSAILARHVSWVLIGAWLALFIGANAYRMRLGARLLSDREPRDAAALSKFFYIALVNGIWIGLLPVMFFGVLPDESRLALTIIVLLAAAGGAATYASFARGYLCFLLVGVPLVALGWGLHGGPRAWAVVLSLLMYAVVMARFSTYLASVFERSVLIRFEADAQREQAERMRVIAEEERGKAEEARHAAEEASVSKSRFLANASHDLRQPAQALALYTAVLTHNAETDEQRQIARSIAEASRVLGDLLDNLLDMSRLDAGAVQPRAQAVDIGQMLARQGTEARAMLAGRNVRVEVEGGAFVAQTDPVLLERALRNIVGNAVKFTTSGLIAIRAHIVGPVIRFEVEDTGQGIATEHQTLIFEEFFQVDNKERDRARGLGLGLSIVRRLIHMLGGGVKVESEAGKGSKFTLTIPALFTRAPDESDLRPRPSVPMPDLRGRRVLVIDDEQMVSNSLSALLQTWGADVDTADGLHAALALGPPGNWQLCLCDLRLRGGEDGISTAARLNRDAPDLPIVFITGDTAPARIEQATRTGRPLMHKPVDELQLARQVRALL, encoded by the coding sequence ATGAGGAACCGGGCCGCGGCGCTGGTCGCCGAGCAGGTCGGGTTGCTCGCGACCCAGTCGCGCAACGCCGTCCTCGGCTTGCTGGTCGGCTGCTCCTTCGTTTCCGCGATCCTCGCGCGGCATGTGTCGTGGGTGCTGATCGGCGCCTGGCTCGCGCTGTTCATCGGCGCCAATGCCTACCGCATGCGGCTGGGCGCGCGCCTGCTCAGCGACCGCGAGCCGCGCGACGCCGCGGCGCTGAGCAAGTTCTTCTACATCGCGCTGGTCAACGGCATCTGGATCGGCCTGCTGCCCGTGATGTTCTTCGGCGTGCTGCCCGACGAGTCGCGGCTCGCGCTCACCATCATCGTGCTGCTCGCGGCGGCCGGCGGCGCCGCCACCTATGCCTCGTTCGCGCGCGGCTACCTGTGCTTCCTGCTGGTCGGGGTGCCGCTGGTGGCGCTGGGCTGGGGGCTGCATGGCGGCCCGCGCGCCTGGGCGGTGGTGCTGTCTCTGCTGATGTACGCGGTGGTGATGGCGCGCTTCTCGACCTATCTGGCGAGCGTGTTCGAGCGCTCGGTGCTGATCCGCTTCGAGGCCGACGCGCAGCGCGAGCAGGCCGAGCGGATGCGCGTGATCGCCGAGGAGGAGCGCGGCAAGGCCGAGGAGGCGCGCCACGCGGCGGAAGAAGCGAGCGTTTCGAAGTCGCGCTTCCTGGCCAATGCCAGCCACGACCTGCGCCAGCCGGCGCAGGCGCTCGCGCTCTACACGGCGGTGCTCACGCACAACGCCGAGACCGACGAGCAGCGCCAGATCGCGCGCAGCATCGCCGAGGCCAGCCGCGTGCTCGGCGACCTGCTCGACAACCTGCTCGACATGTCGCGCCTCGATGCCGGCGCGGTCCAGCCGCGCGCCCAGGCGGTCGACATCGGCCAGATGCTGGCGCGCCAGGGCACCGAGGCGCGCGCCATGCTGGCCGGGCGCAACGTGCGGGTGGAAGTGGAGGGCGGCGCCTTCGTGGCCCAGACCGACCCGGTGCTGCTCGAGCGCGCGCTGCGCAACATCGTCGGCAACGCGGTGAAGTTCACCACCTCGGGACTGATCGCGATCCGCGCCCACATCGTCGGCCCGGTGATCCGCTTCGAGGTGGAAGACACCGGCCAGGGCATCGCGACCGAGCACCAGACGCTGATCTTCGAGGAGTTCTTCCAGGTCGACAACAAGGAGCGCGACCGGGCCCGCGGCCTCGGCCTCGGGCTGTCGATCGTGCGCCGGCTGATCCACATGCTCGGCGGCGGGGTGAAGGTGGAGTCCGAGGCCGGCAAGGGCTCGAAGTTCACGCTGACCATTCCCGCGCTGTTCACGCGCGCGCCCGACGAATCCGACCTGCGGCCGCGTCCCTCGGTGCCGATGCCCGACCTGCGCGGCCGGCGCGTGCTGGTGATCGACGACGAGCAGATGGTGAGCAACAGCCTGAGCGCGCTGCTCCAGACCTGGGGTGCCGACGTCGACACCGCCGACGGCCTGCATGCCGCGCTCGCGCTCGGGCCGCCCGGCAACTGGCAGCTGTGCCTGTGCGACCTGCGCCTGCGCGGCGGCGAGGACGGCATCTCCACGGCGGCGCGGCTCAACCGCGACGCGCCCGACCTGCCGATCGTCTTCATCACGGGCGACACCGCCCCCGCGCGCATCGAGCAGGCGACCCGCACCGGCCGGCCGCTGATGCACAAGCCGGTGGACGAACTCCAGCTCGCAAGGCAGGTGCGCGCCTTGCTCTGA